A region of Toxorhynchites rutilus septentrionalis strain SRP chromosome 1, ASM2978413v1, whole genome shotgun sequence DNA encodes the following proteins:
- the LOC129761709 gene encoding uncharacterized protein LOC129761709, with amino-acid sequence MIRFVENQNGNCRLCSEPDHKQDMVECDDCDRWFHIGCVNLTVAPTAEEKWICPKCVQIQQRLASLEISARKKDEQIKQQLDAMDKLMATMKGQCSTSSSGQVTNQPTDRSFTQTVSMSSDWTIYLKRQSLTTLPRFSGASKDWPKFKKTFHDTTAEGGFSNLENLNRLEQVLKGDAYKTVQQLMINSENVPKIIEKLEECFGRKDLVYKELLNDLRRIKKDSRTVVPDISDALDNMVVNMEALGQKEYLRDHRLIEEIIEKLPYTIQVKWVEVIQSNTSIPTLNDLNKWLLPHSRIARMMQKSNNSVSTTERKPRVNVHQTMKCALCSASHRLFQCKNFKQMKTLERREFLAKKGICFKCLNSNDHIMRNCSMKGICGIDGCNKEHNRLLHQRSEYKRNQDTAADVRRGPEETTNIHRQRKEHLYYQIVPITVQNGERMIDTYAFLDTGSSVTLLDERMANMLESEGKVDPLTLKWTQDCLKSCSSKRVKFWIKGIGKPVMARTMHDLNLPIQTVDMEQIAKNYPYLKDIPLQDYKEAQPTLLIGLDNGELLSAIKTVKGNGPMAVKTRLGWVIYGKEYNINRQDYTMVIQEEQEMSKMMQRYFSIDDFGVKLVEKLPRSPEEERAQQILDNTIKLKDNRYEVGLLWKTKDVQFPDSYHTALRRLVIMENKLKQDEKLKDWAINTFADYVKKGYARKLAHSELINAVPRTYYLPHFIVHNQNKIPPKPRLVFDAASKINGVSFNSNLLSGPDATTSLVGVLLRFREGRIAVCGDIQEMFHQVKIKPEDQHAQRFLWRDCENNREPDVYIMEVMIFGSTCSPSCAQAVKNKNAAAFMESKPKAALAIEKQHYVDDYLDSFTNIREATAITKDVIDIHQHGGFFIRNFISNSKELLSNLSSDRIQSTDIKVIEDKDSCAEKVLGVYWNTKLDLIGYRLSLKKLSNEVRQTLRLPTKREVLAFVMSLYDPLGLISNYTIMGKILLQELHKDELDWDDEVPKHLSKQWQNWLAKIQQASNVKIPRCFGQKRKVQAEGSKTRNTFGHNRLDNNRGVVIVTYGEVQNLAEIDSKHYNSMSVIKKIMTAREETGAATTDEAA; translated from the coding sequence ATGATACGTTTCGTGGAAAATCAAAACGGAAATTGCCGTTTGTGCTCGGAACCAGACCATAAACAGGATATGGTTGAATGCGACGATTGTGACCGATGGTTCCACATCGGTTGTGTTAACTTAACGGTCGCGCCGACAGCGGAAGAAAAATGGATCTGCCCGAAATGCGTGCAGATCCAACAAAGATTAGCATCATTGGAAATATCTGCTCGGAAGAAAGATGAGCAGATAAAACAACAACTGGATGCAATGGACAAATTAATGGCGACTATGAAAGGCCAATGCTCAACGTCATCCTCGGGCCAAGTAACAAATCAGCCCACGGATCGATCATTTACCCAAACAGTGAGTATGTCTAGTGACTGGACTATATATTTAAAGAGGCAATCATTGACGACCCTACCCAGATTTTCTGGCGCATCAAAGGATTGGccaaaatttaagaaaacattCCATGATACAACGGCAGAGGGAGGTTTCTCAAATTTAGAGAACCTCAACCGCCTGGAACAAGTTCTGAAAGGGGACGCGTATAAAACCGTCCAACAATTGATGATTAACTCAGAGAATGTTCCGAAAATAATCGAAAAGCTGGAAGAATGCTTTGGAAGGAAGGATCTTGTATATAAAGAACTTCTGAACGACCTGAGACGTATCAAAAAGGACAGCCGAACCGTAGTTCCGGATATATCAGACGCACTAGATAACATGGTGGTGAATATGGAGGCGCTGGGCCAAAAGGAATATCTACGTGATCATCGTTTAATAGAGGAAATCATAGAGAAGCTGCCATACACGATACAAGTGAAATGGGTTGAAGTGATCCAAAGCAACACTTCGATCCCAACACTCAACGATTTGAATAAGTGGTTATTGCCACATTCAAGAATAGCCCGTATGATGCAAAAGTCTAATAACAGTGTGTCGACTACGGAAAGGAAACCTCGAGTTAATGTTCATCAAACTATGAAATGTGCACTTTGTTCAGCCAGTCATAGGCTATTCCAATGTaagaatttcaaacaaatgaaaacattgGAACGTAGAGAGTTTTTGGCTAAAAAAGGAATTTGTTTCAAGTGCCTAAACTCCAATGACCACATTATGAGAAATTGTAGCATGAAAGGAATATGTGGAATCGATGGGTGCAACAAGGAGCACAATCGCTTACTTCATCAAAGATCGGAGTATAAAAGAAATCAGGATACGGCTGCTGACGTACGACGAGGTCCCGAAGAAACCACGAATATTCATCGACAACGCAAGGAACACCTTTACTATCAAATAGTTCCTATAACAGTCCAAAACGGCGAAAGAATGATAGACACCTACGCCTTCCTGGACACAGGATCATCAGTAACACTATTGGACGAGAGAATGGCTAACATGTTAGAGTCGGAAGGAAAGGTTGACCCGCTTACATTAAAATGGACACAGGATTGTTTAAAATCCTGCTCAAGCAAGAGGGTAAAATTCTGGATAAAGGGCATAGGAAAACCAGTGATGGCCCGGACTATGCATGATCTAAATCTTCCTATCCAAACAGTTGACATGGAACAAATTGCCAAGAATTATCCCTActtgaaggacattccgcttcaagATTATAAGGAAGCTCAGCCTACATTGTTAATTGGATTGGACAACGGCGAATTACTGAGTGCCATCAAAACAGTAAAAGGAAATGGTCCTATGGCAGTAAAAACGCGACTCGGATGGGTGATATACGGAAAGGAGTATAACATAAACCGTCAAGATTATACAATGGTCATCCAGGAAGAACAGGAGATGAGCAAAATGATGCAGCGATACTTCTCAATCGACGATTTTGGAGTGAAATTAGTGGAAAAACTGCCAAGATCACCAGAGGAAGAAAGAGCACAACAGATTCTCGACAACACCATCAAGCTAAAAGACAACCGTTACGAGGTCGGTCTGCTATGGAAAACCAAAGATGTACAATTTCCGGACAGCTATCATACAGCCTTACGGAGATTGGTGATTATGGAGAATAAATTGaaacaagatgaaaaattgaaggATTGGGCTATCAATACCTTCGCTGATTATGTGAAAAAgggatatgctagaaaactagcACATTCAGAGCTAATTAACGCGGTTCCGAGAACATACTATCTCCCGCATTTTATAGTTCACAACCAGAATAAAATACCTCCAAAACCAAGATTGGTATTTGATGCAGCTTCAAAAATAAATGGCGTATCGTTTAACTCTAATCTTTTGTCTGGACCTGATGCTACTACATCACTCGTTGGAGTATTGCTGCGATTCAGAGAGGGACGTATTGCAGTTTGTGGAGATATTCAAGAGATGTTCCACCAAGTCAAAATAAAACCGGAGGATCAGCATGCTCAACGATTTTTATGGCGAGATTGTGAAAACAATCGAGAACCTGATGTATACATTATGGAGGTAATGATTTTtggatcgacatgttcaccaTCATGCGCGCAagcagtgaaaaataaaaacgctgcAGCATTTATggaatcgaaaccgaaagcAGCCCTGGCAATTGAAAAACAACACTATGTGGATGACTATCTGGATAGTTTTACAAACATTCGAGAGGCAACCGCTATTACCAAAGACGTCATCGATATACACCAACATGGCGGATTCTTCATTCGAAACTTTATATCGAACAGTAAGGAATTACTGAGCAATTTATCCAGCGATCGGATCCAATCTACCGACATTAAGGTAATAGAGGATAAGGATTCATGTGCTGAAAAAGTTCTTGGTGTCTATTGGAACACGAAACTGGATTTGATCGGGTATCGATTATCGTTGAAGAAGCTGAGCAATGAAGTAAGACAAACGCTACGATTACCCACGAAAAGAGAGGTGTTAGCATTTGTTATGAGTTTGTATGATCCATTAGGATTGATATCAAATTATACGATAATGGGAAAGATTTTGCTTCAAGAGCTGCACAAAGACGAGTTAGACTGGGATGATGAAGTACCCAAACATTTGAGCAAACAGTGGCAAAATTGGCTTGCGAAAATTCAACAAGCCTCTAACGTAAAAATACCCAGGT